A portion of the Blastopirellula sediminis genome contains these proteins:
- a CDS encoding nucleoside hydrolase-like domain-containing protein, whose product MPRSLHVIHLALASVVLLSLACQRESPDPPIVDDDASETHAAATKDLSSPIVDRPRVIVTTDGEADDRCSMVRFLLTCNEFEVEAIVNSSSQFHWEGGEGWNAFHPVAWVDEYIDLYAQVYDNLLLHDPNYPSPEYLKSRWKVGNISAIGEDEIRTEGAEFIANILLDDSDPRPIWIQAWGGCNTIARALRIIQEEHPSRMKEVAGKLRLFLIWEQDETYQSYIRPNWEQFEIPTIISDQFDCMAYIWPKVLPEETKRYFEAEWMGQHILNDHGPLCAAYEAKEGAFQAEGDTPAFLHAIPNGLRSVDSPDWGGWGGRHVRVRNNVWMDPPPADDWKHPEGRWHFGNSWSKKLENVADLPEQQMRTQYFKPIWRWLAPVQNDFAARADWCVKDYAAANHPPVVQLLDTPLALKASPGQEVTLDATSTIDPDGDALSFRWWNYVEAGTYPGKQLDESSSSRTKITIPHDAQPGEEIHMICEATDAGSPPLTRYQRVVIRVESP is encoded by the coding sequence ATGCCCCGCTCTCTTCACGTCATCCATCTGGCCCTTGCATCGGTCGTCCTCTTATCGCTCGCTTGCCAGAGGGAATCCCCTGACCCGCCGATTGTAGACGACGACGCGTCGGAAACTCACGCGGCCGCTACGAAAGACTTGTCGTCTCCCATCGTCGACAGGCCGCGGGTGATCGTCACCACCGATGGCGAGGCGGATGATCGCTGCTCGATGGTTCGCTTCCTGCTGACCTGCAATGAGTTTGAGGTCGAGGCGATCGTTAACAGCAGTTCCCAGTTTCATTGGGAAGGGGGAGAAGGTTGGAACGCGTTCCATCCGGTTGCGTGGGTCGACGAGTACATCGACCTTTACGCCCAAGTGTACGACAACCTGTTGTTGCACGATCCCAACTATCCGTCGCCTGAGTATCTGAAGAGTCGCTGGAAGGTCGGCAACATCAGCGCGATTGGTGAGGATGAGATTCGTACCGAAGGGGCGGAGTTCATCGCCAACATTCTGTTGGACGACAGTGATCCTCGCCCCATTTGGATTCAGGCCTGGGGAGGATGCAACACAATCGCTCGGGCGCTGCGGATCATCCAAGAAGAGCATCCGTCACGCATGAAAGAGGTTGCAGGGAAGCTGCGTCTGTTCCTGATCTGGGAACAGGATGAAACCTATCAGAGCTACATTCGTCCGAACTGGGAGCAGTTCGAGATACCGACGATCATTTCGGATCAGTTTGATTGCATGGCCTACATCTGGCCGAAGGTGCTCCCCGAAGAGACCAAGCGATACTTCGAAGCGGAGTGGATGGGGCAGCATATTCTGAACGATCATGGACCGTTATGCGCCGCCTACGAGGCCAAGGAGGGAGCTTTTCAAGCGGAAGGGGATACGCCTGCCTTCTTGCACGCGATTCCGAACGGCCTGCGTAGCGTCGATTCGCCGGACTGGGGCGGTTGGGGAGGAAGACATGTCCGAGTACGGAACAACGTCTGGATGGATCCGCCTCCGGCCGATGACTGGAAGCATCCCGAGGGGCGTTGGCATTTTGGCAACAGCTGGTCGAAGAAGTTGGAAAATGTCGCCGACCTGCCAGAACAACAGATGCGCACCCAGTACTTCAAGCCGATCTGGCGATGGTTGGCGCCGGTGCAAAATGATTTCGCCGCCCGTGCAGATTGGTGCGTAAAAGACTACGCTGCGGCCAATCATCCTCCGGTCGTCCAGCTGTTGGATACGCCGCTCGCTTTGAAGGCTTCTCCCGGCCAAGAAGTAACGCTCGACGCGACATCGACCATCGATCCTGACGGAGATGCGCTAAGCTTCCGTTGGTGGAATTACGTCGAGGCCGGAACTTATCCGGGCAAGCAATTGGACGAGTCGAGTTCTTCTCGAACGAAGATCACGATCCCGCACGATGCGCAACCGGGAGAAGAGATCCACATGATCTGCGAAGCGACCGACGCCGGATCGCCACCGCTTACGCGTTACCAACGCGTGGTGATCCGAGTTGAGAGCCCGTAA
- a CDS encoding TIGR01777 family oxidoreductase, with the protein MTNLSGKRIVIAGGSGFLGLSLAEHLSRAGGEVVILSRSRPQADGRWTHLFWDGRTPGEWVSTLDGADAVVNLAGRTVNCIKTPDHQDEILRSRVESTRALGAAMRTVGSPPPVWVQMSTAHIYGDPPAAICTEDSATGIGFAPTIGHAWEAAFAESKLPQQRGVIMRTSFVIGRDRGAGGGALATLRLLARIGLGGRVGKGTQGMSWMHEADFNKLFSQAITDDSMSGVYIASAPNPVSQVDFMRTLRQVVRMPIGLPAFEWMVRIGAPLVFRTDPELALYGRYVVSKRLAEAGFEFQFPTLEPALRDLHQ; encoded by the coding sequence ATGACCAATCTCTCGGGCAAACGAATCGTAATCGCCGGCGGCAGCGGGTTTCTCGGTTTGTCTCTGGCGGAACATTTGTCGAGGGCCGGCGGAGAGGTCGTCATTCTTTCGCGGTCTCGGCCGCAGGCGGACGGCCGCTGGACGCATCTTTTCTGGGATGGGCGAACGCCAGGGGAATGGGTCAGCACGCTCGACGGAGCCGACGCCGTCGTTAACCTGGCGGGCCGGACGGTGAACTGCATCAAGACGCCCGACCATCAGGATGAGATCTTAAGGTCGCGGGTAGAATCGACGCGGGCCCTTGGCGCCGCGATGCGAACCGTCGGCAGCCCGCCGCCGGTTTGGGTGCAAATGAGCACCGCCCATATTTACGGCGATCCTCCGGCGGCCATCTGCACCGAAGACTCGGCCACGGGGATCGGTTTCGCGCCCACCATTGGCCATGCCTGGGAAGCTGCGTTTGCCGAAAGCAAGCTGCCGCAACAGCGCGGCGTGATCATGCGGACCAGTTTTGTGATCGGGCGAGATCGCGGCGCTGGCGGCGGCGCATTAGCGACGCTTCGCCTGCTTGCCAGAATTGGGTTAGGTGGTCGAGTCGGCAAAGGGACGCAGGGGATGTCCTGGATGCACGAAGCCGACTTCAACAAATTGTTCTCCCAAGCGATCACCGACGACTCGATGTCAGGCGTCTACATCGCCTCGGCGCCGAATCCCGTGTCGCAAGTCGACTTCATGCGGACGCTTCGCCAGGTGGTTCGGATGCCAATTGGCTTGCCGGCCTTCGAGTGGATGGTTCGTATCGGAGCCCCACTCGTATTTCGCACCGATCCGGAACTGGCCCTCTACGGTCGTTACGTCGTATCGAAGCGCCTGGCGGAAGCGGGGTTTGAGTTTCAGTTTCCGACGCTGGAACCGGCGCTGCGGGATCTGCATCAGTAG